From Scophthalmus maximus strain ysfricsl-2021 chromosome 14, ASM2237912v1, whole genome shotgun sequence, one genomic window encodes:
- the abcb11a gene encoding bile salt export pump isoform X2, which translates to MKKTIKLTPIPGVDKGDEKQNRYEKKKEKTLSVGYFKLFQFATWKDIVMMVVGGFCALIHGTAQPLMLLVYGMMTDTFLAYELEVQALKDPNKECINNTIYWINGSVYEMAENSTVYCGMDMEAQMTMFAYYYVGIGIIVLFVCYFQIALWVTAAARQTQRIRKEYFRKVMRMEIGWFDCNSVGELNTRISDDINKINNAIAEQVSIFIQRISTFVFGLFVGFIGGWKLTLVVIAVTPLIGLAAGLMIMALSMLTGQELKAYAKAGAVADEVLSSIRTVAAFGGEEKEAERYDRNLVEAQNLGMRKGTITGFFQGCLWCIIFLCYSLALWYGSQLVIDFKELSPGSLIQVFFAVLVGAINLGQASPCLHVFASGRAAAKTIFETIDREPKIDCFSEEGHKLDKVKGDIEFHNVSFFYPSRPEVKILNDLSMQIKAGETTAFVGPSGSGKSTTIQLIQRFYDPDGGKVTLDGHDIRTLNTKWLRSLIGIVEQEPVLFATTIAENIRFGQPGVTRDEIIQATKEANAYNFIMELPQKFNTMVGEGGGQMSGGQKQRIAIARALIRKPKILLLDMATSALDNESEAIVQEALDKVHMGRTTISITHRLSTIRNADIIIGFEHGQTVEKGTHSELLERKGVFFTLVTLQNRRTTNDEVSPAHKDDFDLKKRGSCRSSKRNSVRLRSASTLSNDFVPDVLSGSPRIFLDMEITPEYKCKDDIDEHVESAPVARILKYNKPEWPYLLLGSLAAFANGAVIPFYAVLFSEIIGAFAIQDINKQRELINGICLTFCFLAIATFFSHFIQSFAFAKSGELLTRRLRTLGFQTILRQEIGWFDDPRNSPGVLTTRLATDASMIQGATGSQIGMVIDSLTNIGASVIIAFYVSWKLTLVILCFLPLVGLSGASQAKLLTGFANEDDEAMEEVGQVSSEALSNIRTIAGLAKESSFVESYEQKLELPLKSSKKKANIYGLCFGFAQCVIFMAYAASFRYGGYLVAFEGLQFNMVFRVISAVVTSGTALGKAFTLTPDFAKAKIAAAKFFKLLDRAPKIRLEGEKWENFRGDIDFVNCKFTYPTRPDVQVLNGLVVSVKSGQTLAFVGCSGCGKSTSIQLLERFYDPDEGQVVIDGRLSHTVNVPFLRAQIGIVSQEPVLFDCSIAENIQYGDNRRIVRMEEIVEAAKKAFLHDFVMTLPDEYETKVGAQGSQLSRGQKQRIAIARAIVRNPKILLLDEATSALDTESEQIVQSALDEARKGRTCIVIAHRLSTIRTADKIAMMSHGVVIELGTHDELMAQRGAYHKLVTTGAPIS; encoded by the exons atgaaaaaaacgaTCAAACTTACACCGATACCAGGTGTAGATAAAGGAG ACGAGAAGCAAAACAG atatgagaagaaaaaagagaaaacactgagtGTTGGATACTTTAAGCTG TTTCAGTTTGCCACTTGGAAGGACATCGTGATGATGGTAGTGGGGGGTTTCTGTGCCCTCATACATGGCACAGCCCAACCCCTCATGCTTTTAGTGTATGGCATGATGACAGACACGTTTTTGGCTTATGAACTTGAGGTTCAAGCACTCAAAGACCCAAACAAGGAGTGCATCAACAACACCATTTATTGGATTAATGGCTCTGTTTATGAAATGGCTGAAAACAGCACTGTCTACTGTGG AATGGACATGGAAGCACAGATGACCATGTTTGCATATTACTATGTTGGAATTGGGATAAtagttctgtttgtttgttattttcaa ATTGCTTTGTGGGTGACAGCAGCTGCTAGACAGACTCAGAGAATCCGAAAGGAATATTTCCGAAAGGTTATGCGAATGGAGATTGGATGGTTTGACTGCAACTCTGTCGGCGAATTGAACACAAGGATTTCTGA TGACATAAACAAGATCAACAATGCCATCGCTGAACAGGTGTCTATATTCATTCAGAGGATTTCCACATTTGTGTTTGGCTTATTTGTTGGATTCATTGGTGGGTGGAAGCTGACTTTGGTGGTCATAGCTGTGACCCCATTGATTGGTCTAGCTGCTGGACTGATGATAATG GCGTTGAGTATGCTGACAGGACAAGAGCTGAAGGCCTATGCAAAGGCTGGAGCAGTGGCTGATGAGGTCCTGTCATCCATCAGAACTGTAGCAGCATTTggtggggaagaaaaagaagctgaaag GTATGACAGAAACCTTGTGGAAGCTCAGAACCTGGGCATGAGAAAGGGAACGATCACTGGATTTTTTCAGGGATGCCTTTGGTGCATCATTTTCCTCTGTTACTCTCTAGCCCTTTGGTATGGATCTCAATTGGTCATCGACTTCAAAGAGTTGTCTCCTGGCAGCCTTATTCAG gtATTTTTTGCAGTGCTCGTTGGAGCTATAAACCTGGGTCAGGCCTCTCCttgtctgcatgtctttgcTTCTGGCCGCGCAGCTGCAAAGACCATCTTTGAGACAATTGATCGG GAACCAAAAATTGATTGTTTCTCAGAAGAGGGTCACAAATTAGACAAGGTAAAAGGTGACATCGAGTTCCATAATGTCAGTTTCTTCTACCCATCCCGGCCTGAAGTCAAG ATATTAAATGACCTGAGCATGCAGATCAAAGCAGGAGAAACCACTGCTTTTGTTGGACCGAGTGGATCTGGAAAGAGCACCACAATCCAGCTCATCCAGAGGTTTTATGACCCAGATGGAGGAAAG GTGACTTTGGATGGCCATGACATCCGAACTTTAAACACTAAGTGGCTCCGCTCTCTGATTGGTATTGTAGAGCAGGAGCCTGTGCTGTTTGCCACAACCATAGCTGAAAATATCCGCTTTGGTCAACCTGGAGTTACCAGGGATGAAATTATCCAGGCAACAAAAGAGGCAAATGCCTATAATTTTATAATGGAACTGCCACAG AAATTTAATACAATGGTGGGTGAAGGTGGAGGCCAGATGAgtggaggacagaaacagaggatTGCTATCGCTCGAGCTCTGATCCGAAAGCCCAAGATCCTACTGCTGGATATGGCCACGTCTGCCTTAGACAATGAGAGTGAAGCTATTGTCCAGGAAGCACTAGATAAG GTGCACATGGGCAGAACAACAATTTCAATCACCCACCGTCTTTCCACAATTAGAAATGCGGATATCATCATTGGTTTTGAGCATGGGCAGACTGTGGAGAAGGGAACGCACAGTGAGCTACTAGAAAGAAAAGGTGTCTTCTTCACCCTGGTCACCCTGCAGAACCGACGCACAACTAATG ATGAAGTCAGCCCAGCTCATAAAGATGACTTTGATCTGAAAAAGAGGGGGAGCTGCAGATCTAGCAAAAG GAATTCTGTTCGGTTGCGATCTGCCAGCACATTATCAAATGATTTTGTCCCTGATGTATTATCAGGAAGCCCCAGGATATTTCTGGACATGGAGATTACACCAGAATAT aaatgcaAGGATGATATAGATGAACATGTGGAGTCTGCCCCAGTAGCACGTATCCTTAAGTACAACAAACCAGAGTGGCCCTACTTGCTGCTGGGCTCGCTGGCTGCTTTTGCCAATGGTGCAGTCATCCCCTTCTATGCTGTGTTGTTCAGTGAAATTATTGGT gctTTTGCCATTCAAGACATAAACAAACAGAGGGAACTGATCAACGGGATATGTCTAACATTTTGCTTCTTGGCCATTGCTactttcttttcacattttatacaG AGTTTTGCTTTCGCTAAGTCTGGAGAGCTGCTGACCCGCCGTCTGAGGACACTGGGCTTCCAGACCATATTGAGACAAGAGATTGGCTGGTTTGATGACCCCAGAAACAGCCCAGGAGTTTTGACCACCAGGCTAGCTACTGATGCATCCATGATCCAGGGG GCAACAGGTTCTCAGATTGGCATGGTCATTGACTCACTGACCAACATCGGAGCATCTGTCATCATTGCTTTTTACGTCAGTTGGAAGTTAACTTTGGTAATTCTGTGCTTCCTGCCATTGGTTGGGCTATCTGGGGCATCCCAAGCAAAACTTCTGACAGGTTTTGcaaatgaggatgatgaggccATGGAAGAAGTAGGGCAG GTATCCAGTGAAGCTCTTTCCAACATCAGGACCATTGCAGGCTTGGCCAAAGAGAGCTCATTTGTTGAATCATATGAGCAGAAACTTGAGCTTCCCCTtaaatcttccaaaaaaaaagccaacatctATGGCCTGTGTTTTGGCTTTGCTCAGTGTGTCATCTTCATGGCATATGCTGCTTCATTTAGATATGGAGGCTATCTGGTTGCCTTTGAGGGTTTACAGTTCAATATGGTTTTCAG AGTGATTTCAGCTGTGGTAACCAGTGGGACGGCATTGGGCAAAGCTTTCACCCTCACTCCAGATTTTGCCAAAGCCAAAATTGCTGCTGCTAAGTTTTTTAAACTGTTGGACAGAGCTCCAAAAATCCGACTCGAAGGAGAAAAATGG GAGAACTTCAGAGGTGATATAGATTTTGTCAATTGCAAGTTCACCTATCCAACACGTCCAGACGTCCAGGTGTTGAATGGCCTGGTTGTGTCTGTGAAGTCTGGTCAGACTTTGGCGTTTGTTGGGTGCAGCGGTTGTGGTAAAAGCACCAGTATTCAACTGTTGGAACGGTTTTATGACCCAGATGAGGGCCAAGTA gtgattGATGGTCGCCTGTCTCATACAGTCAATGTGCCCTTCCTAAGAGCTCAGATTGGCATAGTGTCCCAGGAGCCAGTGCTGTTTGACTGCAGTATAGCTGAGAATATACAGTACGGAGATAACAGACGCATCGTCAGAATGGAGGAGATTGTGGAGGCTGCTAAGAAAGCCTTCCTTCATGACTTTGTGATGACATTACCAGAT GAATATGAGACTAAGGTTGGTGCTCAGGGCTCCCAACTGTCAAGAGGACAAAAACAACGCATTGCCATTGCCCGGGCCATCGTCAGGAACCCCAAGATCCTGCTCTTAGATGAAGCTACCTCTGCCCTGGACACAGAGAGTGAACAG ATCGTTCAGTCTGCTCTGGACGAGGCGAGGAAAGGACGAACCTGCATTGTCATCGCTCACAGGCTGTCTACTATCAGGACGGCTGACAAGATCGCCATGATGTCTCATGGAGTTGTCATAGAGCTAGGCACACATGATGAACTAATGGCCCAGAGGGGCGCTTATCATAAACTGGTCACAACAGGCGCTCCTATCAGCTAG